A stretch of Anas platyrhynchos isolate ZD024472 breed Pekin duck chromosome 29, IASCAAS_PekinDuck_T2T, whole genome shotgun sequence DNA encodes these proteins:
- the TMPRSS9 gene encoding transmembrane protease serine 9 isoform X2: MDQVKPVPGRKGRKASCWKLTVVAAVVGSVMALYMGILLACHPVGETSFEHTVELQGIIFNSSLQRENSDYYRVLTPALERLFLSSFQDSQLDWSCTGCTILGYRNGNSSVLVRFRLRFSPQDSHPLSSATEEEALRHGLAAALHEQGLSLAAYGTISSASLTGPSEVSPYRPGPKSGSCPGDLFTCRNKQCVSKENPECDGQKDCSDASDEKGCDCGSRPAMQTATRIVGGSEASRGEFPWQVSLRENNEHFCGAAILTEKWLVSAAHCFTEFQDPAMWAAYTGTTSISGMDKGTVKMGIARIIPHPSYNTDTADYDVAVLELKRPVTFTKYIQPVCLPDAGHHFPTSKKCLISGWGYLKEDFLVKPEFLQKATVELLDQTLCSSLYSHALTDRMLCAGYLEGKIDSCQGDSGGPLVCEEPSGKFFLAGIVSWGIGCAEARRPGVYTRVTKLRDWILDAISPFPNSIERTVPLIHSSTNSNVVTTEELNTTTPRAIPTTSPAPAASKPAPAARPQECGGRPGLSKPSKIVGGTDASRGEIPWQVSLKEDSMHFCGATIIGDRWLLSAAHCFNETDPEEIEAYMGTTSLNGTDNNTVRVNVTRVIQHPLFNPILLDFDVAVLELAEPLVFSKYIQPICLPLTVQKFPVGKKCIISGWGNLQEGNFTKPESLQKASVGIIDQKTCNFLYNFSLTDRMICAGFLEGKIDSCQGDSGGPLACEVTPGVFYLAGIVSWGIGCAQAKKPGVYSRITKFYDWILDTISQYASPGTSTPSSSAITSTSTAAILTRHASTTAAIAISRTTLSMKTTTPTKETSTALGTTEPAKPTQTPVVPCTSFTFRCSSNVCIGKENPECDGVVDCSNGFDESNCDCGLTSALAFSKIVGGSTAARGEWPWQVSLWLRRKEHKCGAVLIADRWLLSAAHCFDIYSDPKMWVAFLGTPFLNGIDGKMEKIFRIYKHPFYNIYSLDYDVALLELNMPIKFSSTIKPICLPASSHIFHEGARCFITGWGSTKEGGLMSKDLQKAAVNVIGDQACKKFYPVQISSRMVCAGFPHGTVDSCSGDAGGPLACQEPSGRWFLAGITSWGYGCARPYFPGVYTKVTAVQGWIAQNLKL, encoded by the exons CCTGTCATCCCGTGGGAGAGACCAGCTTTGAGCACACAGTGGAGCTGCAAGGAATCATATTCAACAGCAGCTTGCAGAGGGAGAACTCGGACTATTACAGGGTGCTGACACCTGCTCTTGAGAGGCTG TTTCTGTCCAGTTTCCAGGATTCCCAGCTGGACTGGAGCTGCACTGGTTGCACCATCCTGGGCTACAG GAATGGGAACTCAAGCGTGCTTGTCCGTTTCCGTCTCCGCTTCAGCCCCCAGGATTCCCATCCCCTGAGCTCTGCCACGGAGGAGGAAGCTCTCAGACACGGCCTGGCAGCTGCCCTGCACGAGCAGGGTCTCTCCCTGGCTGCCTATGGGACGATATCCTCAGCTTCTCTTACAG GTCCCAGTGAGGTTTCTCCATACAGACCAGGACCGAAATCAG ggagctgccccgGAGACTTGTTCACTTGCCGCAACAAGCAGTGCGTGTCGAAAGAAAACCCAGAATGTGATGGCCAAAAGGACTGCTCTGATGCCTCTGATGAAAAGGGCTGCG aCTGCGGGAGCCGCCCTGCCATGCAGACTGCCACCAGGATAGTTGGAGGCTCAGAGGCATCCAGAGGGGAGTTCCCATGGCAAGTCAGCCTGCGAGAGAACAACGAAcatttctgtggtgctgcaatCCTCACAGAGAAGTGGCTGGTGTCTGCTGCTCACTGCTTTACTGA GTTTCAGGACCCAGCCATGTGGGCAGCTTACACGGGGACCACCTCCATTAGTGGTATGGACAAAGGCACAGTAAAAATGGGCATTGCACGGATCATCCCGCATCCCTCCTACAACACAGACACAGCTGACTACGATgtggctgtgctggagctgaAGAGACCCGTGACCTTTACTAAGTACATCCAGCCTGTGTGCCTGCCAGATGCTGGGCATCACTTCCCCACCAGCAAGAAGTGCCTTATCTCTGGCTGGGGCTACCTCAAGGAGGATTTCT TGGTGAAACCCGAGTTCCTGCAGAAAGCAACAGTGGAGCTGCTGGACCAGACGCTGTGCTCTAGCCTCTACAGCCATGCCCTCACAGACAGGATGTTGTGTGCTGGCTACCTGGAGGGGAAAATAGATTCCTGCCAG GGTGACTCTGGTGGGCCCCTGGTTTGTGAAGAACCATCTGGCAAGTTCTTCCTGGCCGGAATTGTGAGCTGGGGAATTGGATGTGCTGAAGCCAGACGGCCTGGGGTCTACACACGTGTTACCAAACTGAGAGACTGGATCTTGGATGCTATTTCGCCCTTTCCCAACTCCATAGAGCGTACTGTCCCACTAATACACTCCAGTACTAACAGTAACGTGGTCACCACTGAAGAGCTCaacaccaccacccccagagCAATCCCCACCACCtcaccagccccagctgccagcaAGCCAGCACCTGCAGCCAGACCACAAG AGTGCGGAGGACGACCTGGGCTCTCTAAACCCAGCAAGATCGTGGGAGGAACAGATGCTTCCAGAGGAGAGATCCCCTGGCAAGTCAGCCTGAAAGAAGACTCGATGCATTTCTGTGGAGCCACCATAATTGGGGACCGctggctgctgtcagcagcTCACTGCTTCAATGA GACAGATCCAGAAGAGATTGAAGCCTACATGGGAACGACATCACTAAATGGAACAGATAATAACACAGTGAGAGTCAATGTAACAAGGGTCATCCAGCATCCTCTCTTCAACCCTATCCTTCTGGACTTCGACGTGGCTGTACTTGAGCTGGCAGAACCCCTTGTCTTCAGCAAATACATCCAGCCCATCTGCCTCCCGCTTACGGTGCAGAAGTTTCCTGTTGGCAAGAAATGCATCATTTCTGGGTGGGGAAACCTCCAAGAAGGGAATT TCACCAAGCCTGAGAGTCTGCAGAAAGCTTCTGTGGGCATCATTGACCAGAAGACCTGCAACTTCCTCTACAACTTCTCCCTCACTGACCGAATGATCTGTGCTGGCTTCCTGGAAGGGAAGATAGACTCGTGCCAG GGAGATTCAGGTGGGCCCTTGGCCTGTGAGGTCACCCCAGGTGTCTTTTATCTGGCTGGCATCGTGAGCTGGGGAATTGGCTGTGCCCAGGCTAAGAAACCTGGCGTGTACTCCAGAATTACCAAATTCTACGACTGGATCCTGGATACCATCTCGCAGTATGCCAGTCCTGGCACAAGCACTCCTTCCAGTTCAGCCATCACCAGCACTTCTACTGCAGCCATCCTCACACGCCACGCCAGTACAACAGCTGCAATAGCCATCAGCAGAACCACCCTGAGCATGAAGACCACCACACCCACAAAAGAAACCTCCACTGCTCTGGGAACCACAGAGCCTGCCAAGCCCACCCAAACCCCAG TGGTGCCTTGTACCAGCTTCACCTTCAGGTGTTCCAGCAATGTCTGTATTGGAAAGGAAAATCCTGAATGTGATGGAGTTGTTGACTGCAGCAATGGCTTTGATGAAAGCAATTGTG ACTGTGGCTTAACTTCTGCTCTGGCCTTCAGCAAGATCGTGGGTGGGAGCACTGCAGCTCGAGGAGAATGGCCCTGGCAAGTCAGCCTCTGGCTTCGGCGGAAGGAGCACAAGTGTGGGGCTGTCCTCATCGCTGACAGGtggctgctctctgcagctcacTGCTTTGATAT TTACAGTGACCCCAAAATGTGGGTGGCCTTTCTAGGAACACCCTTCCTGAATGGCATCGATggcaaaatggagaaaatattcCGTATCTACAAGCACCCTTTTTACAACATCTACAGCCTGGACTACGACGTGGCGCTGCTAGAGCTGAACATGCCCATCAAGTTCAGCAGCACCATCAAACCTATATGTCTCCCAGCCAGTTCACACATCTTCCACGAAGGAGCCAGATGCTTCATCACAGGCTGGGGTTCCACGAAGGAAGGAG GTCTAATGTCAAAGGATCtgcaaaaagcagcagtgaatGTGATTGGAGACCAGGCCTGCAAAAAGTTCTACCCTGTCCAGATCAGCAGCAGGATGGTGTGTGCTGGTTTCCCACACGGTACCGTCGACAGTTGTTCG GGTGATGCTGGCGGTCCTCTGGCATGTCAAGAACCCTCAGGAAGGTGGTTTCTAGCAGGAATCACAAGCTGGGGCTACGGCTGTGCCAGGCCGTACTTTCCTGGTGTCTACACTAAAGTCACAGCCGTCCAAGGCTGGATTGCGCAGAACCTCAAGCTCTGA
- the TMPRSS9 gene encoding transmembrane protease serine 9 isoform X1 — protein sequence MDQVKPVPGRKGRKASCWKLTVVAAVVGSVMALYMGILLACHPVGETSFEHTVELQGIIFNSSLQRENSDYYRVLTPALERLFLSSFQDSQLDWSCTGCTILGYSRNGNSSVLVRFRLRFSPQDSHPLSSATEEEALRHGLAAALHEQGLSLAAYGTISSASLTGPSEVSPYRPGPKSGSCPGDLFTCRNKQCVSKENPECDGQKDCSDASDEKGCDCGSRPAMQTATRIVGGSEASRGEFPWQVSLRENNEHFCGAAILTEKWLVSAAHCFTEFQDPAMWAAYTGTTSISGMDKGTVKMGIARIIPHPSYNTDTADYDVAVLELKRPVTFTKYIQPVCLPDAGHHFPTSKKCLISGWGYLKEDFLVKPEFLQKATVELLDQTLCSSLYSHALTDRMLCAGYLEGKIDSCQGDSGGPLVCEEPSGKFFLAGIVSWGIGCAEARRPGVYTRVTKLRDWILDAISPFPNSIERTVPLIHSSTNSNVVTTEELNTTTPRAIPTTSPAPAASKPAPAARPQECGGRPGLSKPSKIVGGTDASRGEIPWQVSLKEDSMHFCGATIIGDRWLLSAAHCFNETDPEEIEAYMGTTSLNGTDNNTVRVNVTRVIQHPLFNPILLDFDVAVLELAEPLVFSKYIQPICLPLTVQKFPVGKKCIISGWGNLQEGNFTKPESLQKASVGIIDQKTCNFLYNFSLTDRMICAGFLEGKIDSCQGDSGGPLACEVTPGVFYLAGIVSWGIGCAQAKKPGVYSRITKFYDWILDTISQYASPGTSTPSSSAITSTSTAAILTRHASTTAAIAISRTTLSMKTTTPTKETSTALGTTEPAKPTQTPVVPCTSFTFRCSSNVCIGKENPECDGVVDCSNGFDESNCDCGLTSALAFSKIVGGSTAARGEWPWQVSLWLRRKEHKCGAVLIADRWLLSAAHCFDIYSDPKMWVAFLGTPFLNGIDGKMEKIFRIYKHPFYNIYSLDYDVALLELNMPIKFSSTIKPICLPASSHIFHEGARCFITGWGSTKEGGLMSKDLQKAAVNVIGDQACKKFYPVQISSRMVCAGFPHGTVDSCSGDAGGPLACQEPSGRWFLAGITSWGYGCARPYFPGVYTKVTAVQGWIAQNLKL from the exons CCTGTCATCCCGTGGGAGAGACCAGCTTTGAGCACACAGTGGAGCTGCAAGGAATCATATTCAACAGCAGCTTGCAGAGGGAGAACTCGGACTATTACAGGGTGCTGACACCTGCTCTTGAGAGGCTG TTTCTGTCCAGTTTCCAGGATTCCCAGCTGGACTGGAGCTGCACTGGTTGCACCATCCTGGGCTACAG CAGGAATGGGAACTCAAGCGTGCTTGTCCGTTTCCGTCTCCGCTTCAGCCCCCAGGATTCCCATCCCCTGAGCTCTGCCACGGAGGAGGAAGCTCTCAGACACGGCCTGGCAGCTGCCCTGCACGAGCAGGGTCTCTCCCTGGCTGCCTATGGGACGATATCCTCAGCTTCTCTTACAG GTCCCAGTGAGGTTTCTCCATACAGACCAGGACCGAAATCAG ggagctgccccgGAGACTTGTTCACTTGCCGCAACAAGCAGTGCGTGTCGAAAGAAAACCCAGAATGTGATGGCCAAAAGGACTGCTCTGATGCCTCTGATGAAAAGGGCTGCG aCTGCGGGAGCCGCCCTGCCATGCAGACTGCCACCAGGATAGTTGGAGGCTCAGAGGCATCCAGAGGGGAGTTCCCATGGCAAGTCAGCCTGCGAGAGAACAACGAAcatttctgtggtgctgcaatCCTCACAGAGAAGTGGCTGGTGTCTGCTGCTCACTGCTTTACTGA GTTTCAGGACCCAGCCATGTGGGCAGCTTACACGGGGACCACCTCCATTAGTGGTATGGACAAAGGCACAGTAAAAATGGGCATTGCACGGATCATCCCGCATCCCTCCTACAACACAGACACAGCTGACTACGATgtggctgtgctggagctgaAGAGACCCGTGACCTTTACTAAGTACATCCAGCCTGTGTGCCTGCCAGATGCTGGGCATCACTTCCCCACCAGCAAGAAGTGCCTTATCTCTGGCTGGGGCTACCTCAAGGAGGATTTCT TGGTGAAACCCGAGTTCCTGCAGAAAGCAACAGTGGAGCTGCTGGACCAGACGCTGTGCTCTAGCCTCTACAGCCATGCCCTCACAGACAGGATGTTGTGTGCTGGCTACCTGGAGGGGAAAATAGATTCCTGCCAG GGTGACTCTGGTGGGCCCCTGGTTTGTGAAGAACCATCTGGCAAGTTCTTCCTGGCCGGAATTGTGAGCTGGGGAATTGGATGTGCTGAAGCCAGACGGCCTGGGGTCTACACACGTGTTACCAAACTGAGAGACTGGATCTTGGATGCTATTTCGCCCTTTCCCAACTCCATAGAGCGTACTGTCCCACTAATACACTCCAGTACTAACAGTAACGTGGTCACCACTGAAGAGCTCaacaccaccacccccagagCAATCCCCACCACCtcaccagccccagctgccagcaAGCCAGCACCTGCAGCCAGACCACAAG AGTGCGGAGGACGACCTGGGCTCTCTAAACCCAGCAAGATCGTGGGAGGAACAGATGCTTCCAGAGGAGAGATCCCCTGGCAAGTCAGCCTGAAAGAAGACTCGATGCATTTCTGTGGAGCCACCATAATTGGGGACCGctggctgctgtcagcagcTCACTGCTTCAATGA GACAGATCCAGAAGAGATTGAAGCCTACATGGGAACGACATCACTAAATGGAACAGATAATAACACAGTGAGAGTCAATGTAACAAGGGTCATCCAGCATCCTCTCTTCAACCCTATCCTTCTGGACTTCGACGTGGCTGTACTTGAGCTGGCAGAACCCCTTGTCTTCAGCAAATACATCCAGCCCATCTGCCTCCCGCTTACGGTGCAGAAGTTTCCTGTTGGCAAGAAATGCATCATTTCTGGGTGGGGAAACCTCCAAGAAGGGAATT TCACCAAGCCTGAGAGTCTGCAGAAAGCTTCTGTGGGCATCATTGACCAGAAGACCTGCAACTTCCTCTACAACTTCTCCCTCACTGACCGAATGATCTGTGCTGGCTTCCTGGAAGGGAAGATAGACTCGTGCCAG GGAGATTCAGGTGGGCCCTTGGCCTGTGAGGTCACCCCAGGTGTCTTTTATCTGGCTGGCATCGTGAGCTGGGGAATTGGCTGTGCCCAGGCTAAGAAACCTGGCGTGTACTCCAGAATTACCAAATTCTACGACTGGATCCTGGATACCATCTCGCAGTATGCCAGTCCTGGCACAAGCACTCCTTCCAGTTCAGCCATCACCAGCACTTCTACTGCAGCCATCCTCACACGCCACGCCAGTACAACAGCTGCAATAGCCATCAGCAGAACCACCCTGAGCATGAAGACCACCACACCCACAAAAGAAACCTCCACTGCTCTGGGAACCACAGAGCCTGCCAAGCCCACCCAAACCCCAG TGGTGCCTTGTACCAGCTTCACCTTCAGGTGTTCCAGCAATGTCTGTATTGGAAAGGAAAATCCTGAATGTGATGGAGTTGTTGACTGCAGCAATGGCTTTGATGAAAGCAATTGTG ACTGTGGCTTAACTTCTGCTCTGGCCTTCAGCAAGATCGTGGGTGGGAGCACTGCAGCTCGAGGAGAATGGCCCTGGCAAGTCAGCCTCTGGCTTCGGCGGAAGGAGCACAAGTGTGGGGCTGTCCTCATCGCTGACAGGtggctgctctctgcagctcacTGCTTTGATAT TTACAGTGACCCCAAAATGTGGGTGGCCTTTCTAGGAACACCCTTCCTGAATGGCATCGATggcaaaatggagaaaatattcCGTATCTACAAGCACCCTTTTTACAACATCTACAGCCTGGACTACGACGTGGCGCTGCTAGAGCTGAACATGCCCATCAAGTTCAGCAGCACCATCAAACCTATATGTCTCCCAGCCAGTTCACACATCTTCCACGAAGGAGCCAGATGCTTCATCACAGGCTGGGGTTCCACGAAGGAAGGAG GTCTAATGTCAAAGGATCtgcaaaaagcagcagtgaatGTGATTGGAGACCAGGCCTGCAAAAAGTTCTACCCTGTCCAGATCAGCAGCAGGATGGTGTGTGCTGGTTTCCCACACGGTACCGTCGACAGTTGTTCG GGTGATGCTGGCGGTCCTCTGGCATGTCAAGAACCCTCAGGAAGGTGGTTTCTAGCAGGAATCACAAGCTGGGGCTACGGCTGTGCCAGGCCGTACTTTCCTGGTGTCTACACTAAAGTCACAGCCGTCCAAGGCTGGATTGCGCAGAACCTCAAGCTCTGA
- the TMPRSS9 gene encoding transmembrane protease serine 9 isoform X3 yields the protein MDQVKPVPGRKGRKASCWKLTVVAAVVGSVMALYMGILLACHPVGETSFEHTVELQGIIFNSSLQRENSDYYRVLTPALERLFLSSFQDSQLDWSCTGCTILGYSRNGNSSVLVRFRLRFSPQDSHPLSSATEEEALRHGLAAALHEQGLSLAAYGTISSASLTGPSEVSPYRPGPKSGSCPGDLFTCRNKQCVSKENPECDGQKDCSDASDEKGCDCGSRPAMQTATRIVGGSEASRGEFPWQVSLRENNEHFCGAAILTEKWLVSAAHCFTEFQDPAMWAAYTGTTSISGMDKGTVKMGIARIIPHPSYNTDTADYDVAVLELKRPVTFTKYIQPVCLPDAGHHFPTSKKCLISGWGYLKEDFLVKPEFLQKATVELLDQTLCSSLYSHALTDRMLCAGYLEGKIDSCQGDSGGPLVCEEPSGKFFLAGIVSWGIGCAEARRPGVYTRVTKLRDWILDAISPFPNSIERTVPLIHSSTNSNVVTTEELNTTTPRAIPTTSPAPAASKPAPAARPQECGGRPGLSKPSKIVGGTDASRGEIPWQVSLKEDSMHFCGATIIGDRWLLSAAHCFNETDPEEIEAYMGTTSLNGTDNNTVRVNVTRVIQHPLFNPILLDFDVAVLELAEPLVFSKYIQPICLPLTVQKFPVGKKCIISGWGNLQEGNFTKPESLQKASVGIIDQKTCNFLYNFSLTDRMICAGFLEGKIDSCQGDSGGPLACEVTPGVFYLAGIVSWGIGCAQAKKPGVYSRITKFYDWILDTISQYASPGTSTPSSSAITSTSTAAILTRHASTTAAIAISRTTLSMKTTTPTKETSTALGTTEPAKPTQTPVVPCTSFTFRCSSNVCIGKENPECDGVVDCSNGFDESNCDCGLTSALAFSKIVGGSTAARGEWPWQVSLWLRRKEHKCGAVLIADRWLLSAAHCFDM from the exons CCTGTCATCCCGTGGGAGAGACCAGCTTTGAGCACACAGTGGAGCTGCAAGGAATCATATTCAACAGCAGCTTGCAGAGGGAGAACTCGGACTATTACAGGGTGCTGACACCTGCTCTTGAGAGGCTG TTTCTGTCCAGTTTCCAGGATTCCCAGCTGGACTGGAGCTGCACTGGTTGCACCATCCTGGGCTACAG CAGGAATGGGAACTCAAGCGTGCTTGTCCGTTTCCGTCTCCGCTTCAGCCCCCAGGATTCCCATCCCCTGAGCTCTGCCACGGAGGAGGAAGCTCTCAGACACGGCCTGGCAGCTGCCCTGCACGAGCAGGGTCTCTCCCTGGCTGCCTATGGGACGATATCCTCAGCTTCTCTTACAG GTCCCAGTGAGGTTTCTCCATACAGACCAGGACCGAAATCAG ggagctgccccgGAGACTTGTTCACTTGCCGCAACAAGCAGTGCGTGTCGAAAGAAAACCCAGAATGTGATGGCCAAAAGGACTGCTCTGATGCCTCTGATGAAAAGGGCTGCG aCTGCGGGAGCCGCCCTGCCATGCAGACTGCCACCAGGATAGTTGGAGGCTCAGAGGCATCCAGAGGGGAGTTCCCATGGCAAGTCAGCCTGCGAGAGAACAACGAAcatttctgtggtgctgcaatCCTCACAGAGAAGTGGCTGGTGTCTGCTGCTCACTGCTTTACTGA GTTTCAGGACCCAGCCATGTGGGCAGCTTACACGGGGACCACCTCCATTAGTGGTATGGACAAAGGCACAGTAAAAATGGGCATTGCACGGATCATCCCGCATCCCTCCTACAACACAGACACAGCTGACTACGATgtggctgtgctggagctgaAGAGACCCGTGACCTTTACTAAGTACATCCAGCCTGTGTGCCTGCCAGATGCTGGGCATCACTTCCCCACCAGCAAGAAGTGCCTTATCTCTGGCTGGGGCTACCTCAAGGAGGATTTCT TGGTGAAACCCGAGTTCCTGCAGAAAGCAACAGTGGAGCTGCTGGACCAGACGCTGTGCTCTAGCCTCTACAGCCATGCCCTCACAGACAGGATGTTGTGTGCTGGCTACCTGGAGGGGAAAATAGATTCCTGCCAG GGTGACTCTGGTGGGCCCCTGGTTTGTGAAGAACCATCTGGCAAGTTCTTCCTGGCCGGAATTGTGAGCTGGGGAATTGGATGTGCTGAAGCCAGACGGCCTGGGGTCTACACACGTGTTACCAAACTGAGAGACTGGATCTTGGATGCTATTTCGCCCTTTCCCAACTCCATAGAGCGTACTGTCCCACTAATACACTCCAGTACTAACAGTAACGTGGTCACCACTGAAGAGCTCaacaccaccacccccagagCAATCCCCACCACCtcaccagccccagctgccagcaAGCCAGCACCTGCAGCCAGACCACAAG AGTGCGGAGGACGACCTGGGCTCTCTAAACCCAGCAAGATCGTGGGAGGAACAGATGCTTCCAGAGGAGAGATCCCCTGGCAAGTCAGCCTGAAAGAAGACTCGATGCATTTCTGTGGAGCCACCATAATTGGGGACCGctggctgctgtcagcagcTCACTGCTTCAATGA GACAGATCCAGAAGAGATTGAAGCCTACATGGGAACGACATCACTAAATGGAACAGATAATAACACAGTGAGAGTCAATGTAACAAGGGTCATCCAGCATCCTCTCTTCAACCCTATCCTTCTGGACTTCGACGTGGCTGTACTTGAGCTGGCAGAACCCCTTGTCTTCAGCAAATACATCCAGCCCATCTGCCTCCCGCTTACGGTGCAGAAGTTTCCTGTTGGCAAGAAATGCATCATTTCTGGGTGGGGAAACCTCCAAGAAGGGAATT TCACCAAGCCTGAGAGTCTGCAGAAAGCTTCTGTGGGCATCATTGACCAGAAGACCTGCAACTTCCTCTACAACTTCTCCCTCACTGACCGAATGATCTGTGCTGGCTTCCTGGAAGGGAAGATAGACTCGTGCCAG GGAGATTCAGGTGGGCCCTTGGCCTGTGAGGTCACCCCAGGTGTCTTTTATCTGGCTGGCATCGTGAGCTGGGGAATTGGCTGTGCCCAGGCTAAGAAACCTGGCGTGTACTCCAGAATTACCAAATTCTACGACTGGATCCTGGATACCATCTCGCAGTATGCCAGTCCTGGCACAAGCACTCCTTCCAGTTCAGCCATCACCAGCACTTCTACTGCAGCCATCCTCACACGCCACGCCAGTACAACAGCTGCAATAGCCATCAGCAGAACCACCCTGAGCATGAAGACCACCACACCCACAAAAGAAACCTCCACTGCTCTGGGAACCACAGAGCCTGCCAAGCCCACCCAAACCCCAG TGGTGCCTTGTACCAGCTTCACCTTCAGGTGTTCCAGCAATGTCTGTATTGGAAAGGAAAATCCTGAATGTGATGGAGTTGTTGACTGCAGCAATGGCTTTGATGAAAGCAATTGTG ACTGTGGCTTAACTTCTGCTCTGGCCTTCAGCAAGATCGTGGGTGGGAGCACTGCAGCTCGAGGAGAATGGCCCTGGCAAGTCAGCCTCTGGCTTCGGCGGAAGGAGCACAAGTGTGGGGCTGTCCTCATCGCTGACAGGtggctgctctctgcagctcacTGCTTTGATAT GTAA